One Kitasatospora sp. NBC_01266 genomic window carries:
- a CDS encoding DUF6126 family protein yields MTTDPANGMTVPTGTAPADGTGPTDGTSPLNETIRDENSKRRAALVRAGIYIAGTHFFAFFVMLLFFLGSHRH; encoded by the coding sequence GTGACGACCGATCCGGCGAACGGGATGACTGTGCCGACCGGGACGGCTCCGGCCGACGGGACGGGCCCGACGGACGGGACGAGCCCGTTGAACGAGACCATCCGGGACGAGAACAGCAAGCGCAGGGCGGCACTGGTCCGGGCCGGTATCTACATCGCCGGGACGCACTTCTTCGCGTTCTTCGTCATGCTGCTCTTCTTCCTGGGCAGCCACCGTCACTGA
- a CDS encoding NADPH-dependent F420 reductase produces MATLGLIGSGNIGGTLARLAVNAGLDVVLSNSRGPETLAGLVAELGPRARAATPAEAAGAGDWVVVTIPLKNAFQLPAAPLVGRLVLDTGNYYPERDGHFARLDSGEASSSELVQEHLAGARVVKVFNNIFFGHLLALARPAGAPDRSALPIAGDDAAAKERTVALLDALGYLAVDAGPLSASWRFQPGTPAYGLPYLKDPKSRLDLDPGHPADIATIEQALAAATR; encoded by the coding sequence ATGGCTACTCTTGGACTGATCGGCAGTGGAAACATCGGCGGCACCCTGGCCCGGCTCGCGGTCAACGCGGGTCTGGACGTGGTGCTCAGCAACTCGCGCGGCCCCGAGACCCTGGCCGGCCTGGTCGCCGAGCTGGGCCCGCGGGCCCGCGCCGCGACCCCGGCCGAGGCGGCCGGGGCGGGTGACTGGGTGGTGGTGACGATCCCGCTGAAGAACGCCTTCCAGCTCCCCGCCGCACCGCTCGTCGGCCGCCTCGTGCTCGACACCGGCAACTACTACCCCGAGCGGGACGGACACTTCGCCCGGCTCGACTCCGGCGAGGCCAGCAGCAGTGAGCTGGTCCAGGAGCACCTGGCCGGCGCCCGGGTGGTCAAGGTCTTCAACAACATCTTCTTCGGCCACCTGCTGGCACTGGCCCGTCCCGCCGGCGCCCCCGACCGCTCGGCCCTGCCGATCGCGGGCGACGACGCCGCGGCGAAGGAGCGGACCGTCGCCCTGCTCGACGCCCTCGGCTATCTCGCGGTGGACGCCGGGCCGCTCTCCGCGAGCTGGCGCTTCCAGCCCGGCACCCCGGCCTACGGCCTGCCCTACCTCAAGGATCCGAAGTCCCGCCTCGACCTGGACCCGGGCCACCCCGCCGACATCGCCACCATCGAACAGGCCCTCGCCGCCGCGACCCGCTAG
- the nagB gene encoding glucosamine-6-phosphate deaminase has product MEIVIVPDAAAGGELIATAIAELLTGKPDALVGVATGSTPLPIYQALATRVQGGTLDVSRARICQLDEYVGLPKGHPESYRSVVLREVLEPLGITEDAFLGPDGSAEDIAAAATAYDQQLAAAGGVDLQLLGIGTDGHIGFNEPCSSLASRTRIKTLTEQTRVDNARFFDSLDEVPHHVITQGIGTILEARHLVLLATGEAKAEAVAQAVEGPLSALVPASALQLHPHATVVVDEAAATRLKLADYFRATYAAKPAWQSI; this is encoded by the coding sequence ATGGAGATTGTGATCGTTCCCGACGCCGCCGCGGGCGGTGAGCTGATCGCCACGGCGATCGCGGAGCTGCTCACCGGCAAGCCCGACGCGCTGGTCGGCGTGGCCACCGGGTCGACGCCGCTGCCGATCTACCAGGCCCTGGCCACTCGGGTGCAGGGCGGAACGCTGGACGTGTCACGCGCCCGGATCTGCCAGCTCGACGAATACGTCGGCCTGCCCAAGGGGCACCCCGAGTCCTACCGCTCGGTCGTGCTGCGAGAGGTGCTCGAGCCCCTGGGCATCACGGAGGACGCCTTCCTGGGCCCCGACGGCTCCGCCGAGGACATCGCGGCCGCCGCCACGGCCTACGACCAGCAGCTCGCCGCGGCCGGCGGCGTGGACCTGCAGCTGCTCGGGATCGGCACCGACGGGCACATCGGCTTCAACGAGCCGTGCTCCTCGCTGGCCTCGCGGACCCGGATCAAGACGCTCACCGAGCAGACCCGGGTCGACAACGCCCGCTTCTTCGACAGCCTCGACGAGGTCCCGCACCACGTGATCACCCAGGGCATCGGCACCATCCTGGAGGCCCGCCACCTGGTGCTGCTGGCCACCGGCGAGGCCAAGGCCGAGGCCGTCGCGCAGGCCGTCGAAGGCCCGCTCTCCGCGCTGGTCCCCGCCTCCGCGCTGCAGCTGCACCCGCACGCCACCGTGGTGGTGGACGAGGCGGCGGCCACCCGGCTCAAGCTGGCCGACTACTTCCGCGCCACCTACGCGGCCAAGCCGGCCTGGCAGTCGATCTGA
- a CDS encoding thioesterase family protein, producing the protein MTTTGFSGVPDAFYRDLGGGRFESTRHTAGPWSPKAQHAGPPSALLGRALQRHQPREGFRIARVTLDIPRPVPVDELTVEVRTVRAGARSELLEGEITAHGQVVMLARAWRVTASPADTPTLRPEPTPPPLPGPQPPHTLRGANLDGYVSAMEWRWPAGSDFDRLGPGTAWARQRVPLVACEADTPLTRALTLADSNWAVAFELDHVRQQVINTDVTLALHRDPVGEWLCLSAATTASPAGSGLALGRLDDELGDCGRVLQTLFVAER; encoded by the coding sequence ATGACGACGACCGGGTTTTCGGGCGTGCCCGACGCCTTCTACCGGGACCTGGGCGGGGGCCGGTTCGAGAGCACCCGGCACACGGCAGGGCCGTGGAGCCCGAAGGCGCAGCACGCCGGGCCGCCGTCCGCGCTGCTGGGCCGGGCGCTGCAGCGGCACCAGCCGCGCGAGGGGTTCCGGATCGCCCGGGTGACGCTGGACATCCCGCGTCCGGTGCCGGTGGACGAGCTGACCGTCGAGGTGCGCACGGTCCGGGCGGGTGCGCGCAGCGAGCTGCTGGAGGGCGAGATCACGGCGCACGGCCAGGTCGTGATGCTGGCCCGGGCCTGGCGGGTGACGGCCAGTCCGGCGGACACGCCCACCCTGCGCCCGGAGCCCACCCCACCGCCGCTGCCCGGACCGCAGCCGCCGCACACGCTGCGCGGCGCCAACCTCGACGGCTACGTCTCCGCGATGGAGTGGCGCTGGCCGGCGGGGTCCGATTTCGACCGGCTCGGGCCCGGGACGGCCTGGGCCCGCCAGCGGGTGCCGCTGGTGGCGTGCGAGGCGGACACACCGCTGACCCGGGCGCTGACGCTGGCCGACAGCAACTGGGCGGTGGCTTTCGAACTCGACCACGTCCGCCAACAGGTGATCAACACCGATGTCACGCTGGCCCTGCACCGCGATCCGGTCGGCGAGTGGCTCTGCCTGAGCGCGGCGACCACGGCCAGCCCGGCGGGCTCGGGCCTGGCCCTGGGGCGGCTGGACGACGAGTTGGGCGACTGCGGCCGGGTGCTGCAGACGCTCTTCGTCGCGGAACGCTGA
- a CDS encoding LysM peptidoglycan-binding domain-containing protein — translation MTFRNENTATTTTEKAGKRSRVRLAVLGGALAVLPVAGLVTANAASAASTSTWNAVAQCESTGNWSINSGNGFSGGLQFTPSTWAAYGGTQYAPTAAQATQAQQISVAEKVLADQGPGAWPVCSVKAGLTAGGPAAQVDTTSGSTATSTPAVAPAQQAAPQQQAAPVQQQAAPVQQQAAPKQQSAPKQSAPVQSAPVQKQAPANAGGSYTVKSGDTLSAIAASHGTTVAKLFGANAQTIGANPDVIMPGQVLSI, via the coding sequence TTGACTTTCCGCAACGAGAACACCGCCACCACCACGACCGAGAAGGCCGGCAAGCGCTCGCGGGTGCGGCTGGCGGTGCTGGGTGGGGCGCTCGCCGTCCTGCCGGTGGCGGGTCTCGTGACGGCGAACGCGGCCTCCGCCGCGTCGACGTCGACCTGGAACGCGGTGGCGCAGTGCGAGAGCACCGGGAACTGGTCGATCAACTCCGGTAACGGCTTCTCCGGCGGCCTGCAGTTCACCCCGAGCACCTGGGCCGCGTACGGCGGCACCCAGTACGCGCCGACCGCCGCCCAGGCGACGCAGGCGCAGCAGATCTCGGTGGCCGAGAAGGTCCTGGCGGACCAGGGCCCGGGTGCCTGGCCGGTCTGCTCGGTCAAGGCCGGCCTGACGGCCGGTGGCCCGGCGGCGCAGGTGGACACCACCAGCGGTTCGACCGCCACCTCCACCCCGGCCGTGGCGCCGGCGCAGCAGGCTGCTCCGCAGCAGCAGGCCGCCCCGGTCCAGCAGCAGGCCGCGCCGGTCCAGCAGCAGGCCGCGCCGAAGCAGCAGTCCGCCCCGAAGCAGTCCGCTCCGGTGCAGTCGGCTCCGGTGCAGAAGCAGGCCCCGGCGAACGCGGGCGGCAGCTACACCGTCAAGAGCGGTGACACGCTGAGCGCGATCGCGGCCTCGCACGGCACCACCGTGGCCAAGCTGTTCGGCGCCAACGCGCAGACCATCGGCGCCAACCCGGACGTCATCATGCCGGGCCAGGTCCTGAGCATCTGA
- a CDS encoding ArsR/SmtB family transcription factor, with protein MPVPLYQAKAEFFRTLGHPARIRVLELLQDGPRPVRELLAAIEIEPSSLSQQLSVLRRSNLVTATREGNTVVYALSTPDVADLLRAARRILTEMIADQEQLLVQLRAGVGQPKERVR; from the coding sequence ATGCCGGTTCCGCTCTACCAGGCCAAGGCGGAGTTCTTCCGCACCCTCGGCCACCCGGCCAGGATCCGGGTCCTCGAGCTGCTCCAGGACGGGCCGCGCCCGGTGCGCGAGCTGCTCGCCGCGATCGAGATCGAGCCGTCCAGCCTCTCCCAGCAGCTCAGCGTGCTGCGCCGGAGCAACCTGGTGACCGCCACCCGCGAGGGCAACACCGTGGTCTACGCGCTGAGCACTCCCGACGTGGCCGACCTGCTGCGAGCGGCGCGGCGGATCCTGACCGAGATGATCGCCGACCAGGAGCAGCTGCTGGTGCAGCTGCGCGCGGGGGTCGGCCAGCCGAAGGAGCGAGTCCGGTGA
- the ctaF gene encoding aa3-type cytochrome oxidase subunit IV, producing the protein MRFEAYLFAGIALFFGVLGGIYDWYAHEPAGKAALAMAFLMSALIAVFFFVQSVRHGPRAQDRRAVEVAETTGPLDFFPPHSWYPPLTAAGAAVLALGVVFGVWLLVIGVGITAAGVGGFVFQYVNRGN; encoded by the coding sequence ATGAGGTTCGAGGCCTACCTGTTCGCCGGCATCGCCCTCTTCTTCGGCGTGCTCGGTGGCATCTACGACTGGTACGCCCATGAACCGGCCGGCAAGGCGGCCCTCGCGATGGCCTTCCTGATGTCCGCGCTGATCGCCGTCTTCTTCTTCGTCCAGTCGGTGCGCCACGGACCGCGCGCCCAGGACCGCCGCGCGGTCGAGGTGGCCGAGACCACCGGTCCGCTCGACTTCTTCCCGCCGCACAGCTGGTACCCGCCGCTGACCGCCGCCGGCGCGGCGGTGCTGGCGCTCGGCGTGGTCTTCGGCGTCTGGCTGCTGGTGATCGGCGTCGGGATCACGGCCGCCGGGGTCGGCGGCTTCGTCTTCCAGTACGTCAACCGGGGGAACTGA
- the ctaD gene encoding aa3-type cytochrome oxidase subunit I — protein sequence MTVVEEPEQDLAPGSATRLRHGSTVLRWLSTTDHKEIGSLYLATSFGFFLIGGVLAMVMRAELAQPGARVVTSAQYNQLFTMHGTIMLLLFATPTFTGFANWIMPLQIGSPDVAFPRLNAFTYWVFLFGGLMVLSGFFTADGAASFGWFAYAPLNSAVFSPGTGADLWAAGLAVAGLSTILGSVNFITTIVCLRAPGMTLFRMPIFTWNALLTSVLALFAFPVLTAALLTLLADRRLGAQVFNAANGGALLWQHLFWFFGHPEVYIVALPFFGIISEILPVFSRKPIFGYLGLVAATITIAGLSAVVWAHHMFVTGQVLLPFFSLTSLLIAVPTGVKMFNWVGTMWQGSLSFETPMLWAIGFLATFLFGGLTGVLLAAPPIDFHVSDSYFVVAHMHYVLFGTVVFATFGGFYFWWPKFTGRRLDERLGRLHFGLLFVGFQVTFLVQHWLGAEGMPRRIADYLPADGYTTLNAISSGGAFLLGLSTLPFLFNVWHTAKYGRRVESDDPWGWGRSLEWATSCPPPRHNFHALPRIRSDSPAFDLHHAGSTSEDTDLVTRDPHRPEEPRP from the coding sequence ATGACCGTCGTGGAGGAGCCGGAGCAGGACCTCGCTCCCGGCAGCGCGACCCGCCTGCGCCACGGCAGCACCGTCCTGCGCTGGCTGAGCACCACCGACCACAAGGAGATCGGCAGCCTCTACCTGGCCACCTCCTTCGGGTTCTTCCTGATCGGCGGGGTGCTCGCGATGGTGATGCGGGCCGAGCTGGCCCAGCCCGGCGCGCGGGTCGTCACCAGCGCCCAGTACAACCAGCTCTTCACCATGCACGGCACGATCATGCTGCTGCTCTTCGCGACCCCGACCTTCACCGGCTTCGCCAACTGGATCATGCCGCTGCAGATCGGTTCACCGGACGTGGCCTTCCCACGGCTGAACGCCTTCACCTACTGGGTGTTCCTGTTCGGCGGGCTGATGGTGCTCAGCGGCTTCTTCACCGCCGACGGCGCCGCCTCGTTCGGCTGGTTCGCCTACGCCCCGCTGAACAGCGCGGTCTTCTCCCCGGGCACCGGCGCCGACCTGTGGGCGGCGGGACTGGCGGTGGCGGGTCTCAGCACGATCCTCGGGTCGGTCAACTTCATCACCACGATCGTCTGCCTGCGGGCACCGGGGATGACGCTGTTCCGGATGCCGATCTTCACCTGGAACGCGCTCCTCACCTCGGTCCTCGCACTCTTCGCCTTTCCCGTGCTCACCGCCGCCCTGCTGACGCTGCTCGCCGACCGCCGACTCGGCGCGCAGGTCTTCAACGCCGCCAACGGCGGTGCGCTGCTCTGGCAGCACCTGTTCTGGTTCTTCGGGCACCCGGAGGTGTACATCGTCGCGCTGCCGTTCTTCGGCATCATCAGCGAGATCCTCCCGGTCTTCAGCCGGAAGCCGATCTTCGGCTATCTCGGGCTGGTCGCGGCGACCATCACCATCGCGGGGCTCTCGGCCGTGGTCTGGGCCCACCACATGTTCGTCACCGGGCAGGTGCTGCTGCCCTTCTTCTCACTCACCTCGCTGCTGATCGCGGTGCCGACCGGGGTGAAGATGTTCAACTGGGTCGGCACCATGTGGCAGGGCTCGCTGAGCTTCGAGACCCCGATGCTCTGGGCGATCGGCTTCCTGGCCACCTTCCTCTTCGGCGGCCTCACCGGGGTGCTGCTGGCCGCGCCGCCGATCGACTTCCACGTCTCGGACTCGTACTTCGTGGTCGCGCACATGCATTACGTGCTGTTCGGCACGGTGGTCTTCGCGACCTTCGGCGGCTTCTACTTCTGGTGGCCCAAGTTCACCGGCCGGCGGCTGGACGAGCGGCTCGGCCGGCTGCACTTCGGGCTGCTCTTCGTCGGCTTCCAGGTGACCTTCCTGGTCCAGCACTGGCTGGGCGCCGAGGGGATGCCGCGCCGGATCGCCGACTACCTGCCGGCCGACGGCTACACCACGCTGAACGCGATCTCCAGCGGCGGCGCCTTCCTGCTGGGGCTCTCCACGCTGCCGTTCCTCTTCAACGTCTGGCACACCGCGAAGTACGGGCGACGGGTCGAGTCCGACGACCCCTGGGGCTGGGGCCGCTCCCTGGAGTGGGCCACCTCCTGCCCGCCGCCCCGGCACAACTTCCACGCGCTGCCCCGGATCCGCTCGGACAGCCCGGCCTTCGACCTGCACCACGCGGGCAGCACCAGCGAGGACACCGACCTGGTCACCAGGGACCCGCACCGGCCCGAGGAGCCGCGGCCATGA
- a CDS encoding GNAT family N-acetyltransferase, protein MSNSDSSPNPQAGALRIEQVDGEPWLEDWQYVHNLIIPTDPLTLDEVRERSRRNRLEVAYLGELLVGCSTVRPPAPDTATGEQATATVIARVLPAHRGQGIGEELYTRGLAHARQLGAAAVETVVLESNTAGLRFAERHGFVEVERYLLPGDSIRYVDLRLA, encoded by the coding sequence GTGTCCAACTCCGACAGCTCCCCGAACCCGCAGGCCGGCGCGCTCCGCATCGAACAGGTCGACGGCGAGCCCTGGCTCGAAGACTGGCAGTACGTCCACAATCTGATCATCCCCACCGACCCCCTGACGCTGGACGAGGTGCGCGAGCGCAGCCGGCGCAACCGGCTCGAGGTGGCGTACCTCGGCGAGCTCCTGGTGGGCTGCTCCACGGTCCGGCCGCCCGCACCGGATACGGCGACCGGTGAGCAGGCCACGGCCACCGTCATCGCCCGGGTGCTGCCCGCCCACCGCGGGCAGGGGATCGGCGAGGAGCTCTACACGCGCGGACTGGCCCACGCGCGACAGCTCGGCGCCGCCGCTGTCGAAACGGTCGTCCTGGAGTCGAACACCGCCGGACTGCGGTTCGCGGAACGCCACGGGTTCGTCGAGGTGGAGCGCTACCTGCTGCCCGGCGACAGCATCCGCTACGTCGACCTCCGGCTGGCCTGA
- a CDS encoding maleylpyruvate isomerase family mycothiol-dependent enzyme: MPMNWSGTPVNDSGQLLAELAHSTARVLAAVAALDDTAVRAPSTLAGWSRAQVITHLTGAAEAYLRLLALARTGVEPAPRVDAATSADVVRQEAARPAAELVAGLRDRLERLADATAAMPAERWDTLVTALAGWRHPAWFTLYRCWRELETHHVDLDVGYRPVDWPEAYVAWALPETLAALTARAFPLARVTAVDLGRGWTVAETGPVVSGEGHALLGWLSGRLDGAALTSDAPLPQPPTWPQPPFPGWN, from the coding sequence ATGCCGATGAACTGGTCCGGTACGCCGGTGAACGATTCGGGTCAACTCCTCGCGGAGCTGGCCCACTCCACTGCCCGGGTCCTCGCCGCCGTGGCGGCGCTGGACGACACGGCGGTCCGCGCGCCGTCCACGCTGGCCGGGTGGAGTCGCGCCCAGGTCATCACTCACCTGACCGGCGCCGCCGAGGCGTACCTGCGGCTGCTGGCGTTGGCCCGCACCGGAGTTGAGCCCGCGCCACGGGTCGATGCCGCGACGTCGGCCGACGTCGTGCGGCAGGAGGCGGCGCGGCCCGCCGCCGAACTCGTCGCCGGGTTGCGGGATCGGTTGGAGCGCTTGGCGGATGCCACCGCGGCGATGCCCGCCGAACGGTGGGACACCCTGGTCACGGCGCTCGCGGGCTGGCGGCACCCGGCCTGGTTCACCCTGTACCGGTGCTGGCGCGAACTGGAGACCCACCACGTCGACCTCGATGTCGGCTACCGGCCGGTCGACTGGCCCGAGGCATACGTGGCGTGGGCGCTGCCGGAGACGCTCGCCGCCCTGACCGCCCGCGCGTTCCCGCTCGCCCGGGTGACAGCCGTCGACCTCGGCCGTGGCTGGACCGTCGCGGAGACCGGGCCGGTGGTGAGCGGTGAGGGCCACGCGCTGCTCGGCTGGCTCAGCGGGCGTCTGGACGGTGCGGCACTGACCTCGGACGCGCCGTTGCCGCAGCCCCCGACCTGGCCGCAGCCGCCGTTCCCCGGCTGGAACTGA
- a CDS encoding S53 family peptidase, translating into MSARLRLVAATAGAFALALLPTVSQSAATADQAAAAQSVRLAPAAGPAVHPLRHAVPADDPVLGAPLSTSACVTQLHRACYSPLQYRTAYDLNPLYQHGITGQGRTIVIVDSFGSPTIQHDLDTWSAHWGIPSSKVDVVQWGQVPPFDPKNADMDGWASESTLDVEAAHAVAPGAKIVLLETGVSETEGPVGVPEMMNGINHLVNTGQADVVSMSWATSEGMFPGFAQGDYTSLTTLRYAFTNAAKHGVTLTASSGDGGGDSTKLDAAWPAGDPLVTAVGGTELYLDDQGNRTAPDAAWSGSGGELSKVFARPSYQNPVSSVVGDHRGTPDVSMAGSPNGALWLYSSFDPANTGWTADGAGTSESSPLFAGVVALADQAAGHRLGVIDQDLYRLYSRHSAGIVDVTTGSTGPSGYTAGPGYDQATGVGTVDVAKLVRALAHQH; encoded by the coding sequence GTGTCCGCCCGTCTGCGACTCGTGGCCGCCACCGCAGGGGCCTTCGCGCTCGCCCTGCTGCCGACGGTCAGTCAGTCCGCCGCCACCGCCGACCAGGCCGCCGCCGCGCAGTCCGTCCGGCTCGCCCCGGCGGCCGGGCCCGCCGTGCACCCGCTGCGGCACGCCGTCCCGGCCGACGACCCGGTGCTCGGTGCGCCGCTGTCCACCAGCGCGTGCGTCACCCAGCTGCACCGCGCCTGCTACTCGCCGCTCCAGTACCGCACCGCCTACGACCTCAACCCGCTCTACCAGCACGGGATCACCGGCCAGGGGCGGACCATCGTGATCGTCGACTCGTTCGGCTCGCCGACCATCCAGCACGACCTGGACACCTGGTCGGCGCACTGGGGCATCCCCAGCAGCAAGGTGGACGTGGTGCAGTGGGGGCAGGTCCCGCCCTTCGACCCGAAGAACGCCGACATGGACGGCTGGGCCAGCGAGAGCACCTTGGACGTGGAGGCCGCCCACGCGGTGGCGCCCGGCGCGAAGATCGTGCTGCTGGAGACCGGCGTCTCGGAGACCGAGGGCCCGGTCGGCGTCCCCGAGATGATGAACGGCATCAACCACCTGGTCAACACCGGCCAGGCGGACGTGGTGTCGATGAGCTGGGCGACCAGCGAGGGGATGTTCCCCGGGTTCGCGCAGGGCGACTACACCAGCCTGACCACGCTGCGCTACGCCTTCACCAACGCCGCTAAGCACGGCGTCACGCTGACCGCCAGCTCCGGCGACGGCGGTGGCGACTCGACCAAGCTGGACGCCGCCTGGCCGGCCGGCGACCCGCTGGTCACCGCGGTCGGCGGCACCGAGCTGTACCTCGACGACCAGGGCAACCGGACCGCGCCCGACGCCGCCTGGTCGGGCAGCGGCGGCGAGCTGTCCAAGGTCTTCGCCCGCCCGAGCTACCAGAACCCGGTCAGCTCGGTGGTCGGCGACCACCGGGGCACCCCGGACGTCAGCATGGCGGGCTCGCCCAACGGCGCACTGTGGCTGTACTCCAGCTTCGACCCGGCCAACACCGGCTGGACGGCGGACGGCGCCGGCACCAGCGAGTCCTCCCCGCTCTTCGCCGGGGTCGTCGCGCTGGCCGACCAGGCCGCCGGCCACCGCCTCGGTGTGATCGACCAGGACCTGTACCGCCTCTACAGCCGCCACTCGGCCGGCATCGTCGACGTCACCACCGGCTCGACCGGCCCGAGCGGCTACACCGCGGGCCCCGGCTACGACCAGGCGACCGGCGTCGGCACGGTGGACGTGGCCAAGCTGGTGCGGGCGCTCGCCCACCAGCACTGA
- a CDS encoding DJ-1/PfpI family protein, protein MTARAAAGEAGRPGTGEEGVAQVITVQGLTIAFLVAPEGNEQGELAGAWQAVLEAGGMPRLLSTRPGWVQAYRQLDQADTFRVDGVVEESDLADCAALVLPGGVVGVDRLRSVPAAVAFVRACCEAGKPVAAIGHAPWLLIEAGMVRGRTLTSWSTLRTDLENAGAAWVDEQVRTCPAGPGPLITSRKTADLPLFTDALVSECARLRGGLGPWSR, encoded by the coding sequence ATGACGGCGAGGGCGGCTGCCGGCGAGGCCGGACGGCCGGGGACGGGTGAGGAGGGCGTGGCGCAGGTGATCACCGTGCAGGGGCTGACGATCGCGTTTCTGGTCGCCCCCGAGGGCAACGAGCAGGGTGAACTCGCCGGGGCGTGGCAGGCGGTGCTGGAGGCGGGCGGCATGCCGCGGCTGCTCTCCACCCGGCCCGGCTGGGTGCAGGCCTACCGGCAGTTGGATCAGGCGGACACCTTCCGGGTCGATGGGGTGGTCGAGGAGAGCGACCTTGCTGACTGCGCCGCGCTGGTGCTGCCGGGCGGGGTGGTCGGCGTCGACCGACTGCGTTCCGTGCCCGCCGCGGTGGCCTTCGTCCGGGCCTGCTGCGAGGCGGGCAAGCCGGTGGCGGCGATCGGCCACGCGCCCTGGCTGCTGATCGAGGCCGGCATGGTGCGCGGGCGGACGCTGACCTCCTGGTCCACCCTGCGCACCGATCTGGAGAACGCCGGCGCGGCCTGGGTGGACGAGCAGGTGCGGACCTGCCCGGCGGGTCCGGGCCCGCTGATCACCAGCCGGAAGACCGCCGACCTGCCGCTCTTCACCGACGCCCTGGTCAGCGAGTGCGCCAGGTTGCGCGGCGGGCTCGGTCCCTGGAGCCGATGA
- a CDS encoding HIT family protein, translating to MSPDCGFCALVADRGAPIHQAFRDEVALAFLDHRPLFPGHLLVLPIRHVPTLTDLPPELVGPFFARVRLLTEAVERATAAKGSFVATNNQVSQSVPHLHVHVVPRNPKDGLRGFFWPRGRYADEAEARQVAERVATCAAELLRTASDAPFG from the coding sequence ATGAGCCCGGACTGCGGTTTCTGCGCCCTGGTGGCGGACCGGGGCGCGCCGATCCACCAGGCCTTCCGGGACGAGGTGGCGCTGGCCTTCCTGGACCACCGGCCGCTCTTCCCCGGCCACCTGCTGGTGCTGCCGATCCGGCACGTGCCGACCCTCACCGACCTGCCGCCCGAGCTGGTCGGCCCGTTCTTCGCCCGGGTCCGGCTGCTGACCGAGGCCGTCGAGCGGGCGACGGCGGCCAAGGGCTCGTTCGTCGCGACGAACAACCAGGTCAGCCAGTCGGTACCGCACCTGCACGTGCACGTGGTGCCGCGCAACCCGAAGGACGGGCTGCGCGGTTTCTTCTGGCCGCGCGGCCGCTACGCCGACGAGGCCGAGGCGCGGCAGGTCGCCGAGCGGGTCGCGACGTGCGCCGCCGAGCTGCTCCGCACCGCATCCGATGCTCCGTTCGGGTGA